TGAGTTTGGTTCATTTCTGTTGGCCATTGTTCTGTCTTTGGTCATTAGACCTTCTGATGGGTTCTCCACTGCAGATACAGCTTTTCCATCTCTAGAACACGTGTCTGGGTCTTTTGTAGAGAACAGTTTCTCTGTTGGAGTTCACTGTCCTCTAGTTTTTCACATGTACCTATGATGCTGTCACATGTTTGTAGCAGACATCAAAAGTGCTTTGGGCTGATCCTACCATCTGGGCTGCCTGTGAatctgcttttttttgtttttgttttatctgttaTAATTTTTGTGGTATACTAGATCTTATCTAGAGAGGAATAGTAGAGACCAAGGCAAATGACATTTATACCTAGAGTGGTTGTGCTCTTAGGGATGTGTAGCTTTTGGTACTTCAGGAAACAACTCACTTAGAGTGCCCATTTTCAGGGCAGCCCCCGGAACTCAACACCGGAGAGGTTTTTCCTCTGTGTCTCCACTGTTCACATTCTCAGCAGCAGCTGCCCTGCACTGAGAAGCCCTTCCGTGGCCCTCTGTCATTCCACCTCGATTCTGCAGAGGTCAGTTGCTGGTTGCTCTGCAGAGTCCTCCCTCCTGGGCTGTGACTGGCATGCCCCTGGCCCCACCATTCCTTCTAGACTTCAGTTATGTAGGTTGGGAAGAAGCCTCCTGACTCACTTTCCCTGTCCTTTGTGTCCTGACCCTGCAGAGCCACTGGGAGGGCCTTTGAGCTGTCATGGGCCTTGCCCTAGAGCAGAGTCTTTACACTTGCTCCTATCACCTTATCTCTTATCTCCCGCAAACTTGGATTTCATGAGGAGGCTGTCCTGGCTACCCTCTTTCAAGGCGTGCCTGACCCTTCTTTTTGATGGGTTTCTCTGGTGGGTATTACTCTGTCCTGATGGAGCTGCAGGAGACACCACATTCCTAGCATTCTCCTACAAGCAGCCTGTGATGTCTGCGCTCCATCTGCATCCAGCATGTAGTTGGTGTGTGGATATAGTGCCTCAGTACCTGCGAGCAGGTGCCTTGCAAAGTGTCTGTGGCTGAGGCTGCGGGGCTCGGGTATAACTTCCGTAGGCAGGTAGAGTTAACATGAGGCCCCTTGAATCCTGGCTGTGAGGCCCGAGGGTGAATGTTTCCCTTCGTCTTGACCCTGCCAGGTCGTGTGGGCCAGGCGGTGGCACTTCGGGCAAAGGCTTTTGGCTTCAACGTCCTCTTCTATGACCCGTACCTATCCGACGGCATCGAGCGAGCGCTGGGGCTGCAGCGGGTGAGCACCCTGCAGGACCTGCTCTTCCACAGCGACTGCGTCACCTTGCACTGCGGCCTCAACGAGCACAACCACCACCTCATCAATGACTTCACTGTCAAGCAGGTGCGCCACAGCTGCCCCTtcaccctccccccttcccttcaGGGCGGTGCTGGCCCTTCTTGACAGTGTGGCTCCGCACCCCTCCCTCAGGATttgctccctttccttccctcaggAGCTGGTGGGCCTCTGGCCTAGGCAGCAACAGCAGTTAATACCTGGGCCTGCCTCACTTTGTGGACACACCAGGTGTACTTGCTGGTGCCACTGCCTCCCCCAGCCCAGGGTCCCTCCCAGAGCCTGTCTGCATCGGTCCAAGTGGGTGGGAAGTGAGATTTGTTTGTGGTGTGCCACTACAGTAAGAAGCCCCAATGTCAGTCACTCACACGGTCACCCTATCTTCTCAGATGAGACAAGGAGCCTTCCTGGTGAACACAGCCCGTGGTGGCCTGGTGGACGAGAAGGCACTGGCCCAGGCCCTGAAGGAAGGGCGGATCCGTGGCGCAGCGCTGGACGTGCATGAATCAGAGCCCTTCAGGTGCTCCTGTGCCCCCAGATGGACTGTGCCCACCAGCCTGATGACTATGACTTGGAGACCGTGTCTTTCAGCACTGGCCTCTTGCTGGCTGGGTTAGGGGAGGGTTTGCTGTCTGCTCTCAGGGGGGACAAGAGCCTCAAGAATCTTATCTTGCCTTAGCACAGTAATGGGCTGGGCTTAGGGCTTGGcttttttctcagtttgtttctTGATGTCCATGATGTCCCGTGGTCCCAGCCCTCAGGTGATCACAGGGTCAGGACACATGCCGACTTGGCTTTGTATGCAGCCTCCAGTCCTGTGTGGGCTGACTTCCTTCCTGGGGCTCCAGCAGCTGACAAAGCCCATCATGGGGTAGTAGGCCAGCTGAGTGATGAGCCACGGGAAGAGCAGGAATGGAGACTGAGAGCCCTCCTTCCTAGGGTTTGTTCTGCTGGGCAGGGCTGTGGTAACACCCCATCAGGGCTCCTCCCCTAAGGCCTGAGAGACTCCCACCCCTTTCTGTTAAGACTTTGGGGTAGGTTTGGTAGTCCTGCAATTCTACTTTTACAAATGCCTCAGGGGCCCTCAGATCCGAGGTCTGGCTGCCTTCTGCCCCTCCCCAGACTTAGCTGCTCAGACCACTCTGACTGGGTATGTGctatcctcagctttagccaggGACCCTTAAAGGATGCACCCAACCTCATCTGCACCCCCCATGCTGCATGGTACAGTGAGCAGGCGTCCATTGAGATGCGAGAGGAGGCAGCCCGGGAAATCCGGCGAGCCATCACAGGTGGGTAGCCGTTCTCTCAGGCTTGACAAGTCTGTTTTATGCCAGTTCAGGGGAGGTGACACTTGGATGAGCCCTTACTGGGGATCCCTTGGGGATGAAGTTGGATAGCACATATATCATTTTCATACACGAAGACCTGCAGTGGTGGGTGCTATCAGCTGCTTGTGAGCTAAGGCACATGTGTAGGCTGAGGTCTCCAGGTTGGGAGCTGAATTCTCAGGTGGACAGGCACTGTGGTGTTCAAGGGAGTAAGCCAGGGCTGTGGTAAAAAGGGTGGCTCTGGGCCTGCCTCCTGCCCCTGCAGAGAAAGTAGTTTTAACCCACATTGCTATCTCTCTCTGGTGTACCTCCCAACCTCCCAGGCCGGATCCCAGATAGCTTGAAAAACTGTGTCAACAAGGACCACCTGACAGCTGCTACCCACTGGGCCAGCATGGACCCTGCTGTGGTGCACCCTGAGCTCAATGGGGCTGCCTACAGGTGagcaggcaggggcaggggtAGGGGAGAGCCTCCAGGACAATGAGGCTTAAACTGAGACTGTGACCAGTAGGTAATGCAGTGGGGCCATGATCTGACTTGGGTACACTGTTACTTAAGCTCCTATGGATGTAGAGGATTGAGTGGGATGGAGCTTTTTGGAAGGAGGTCAAGAGGGTAGGCCTTAGGAGCCTCCTAGACAAGGGTGCCGTGCAGAACTGTTGTTGGGCCAGAGAGTTGAAAGGAGTTCGGAAATGGGGTTTGGGCAAGACCTCAAGTGAGAAGCCAGGCAGGGACGCTGCCCAGCACGGACCAGGTGCTCACTGCCTCTAACCCTTCTGGACCTCAGGAGTCACTGATGCCTGTGCAGAAAGGGCTGTGTGTGGCAGGTGGGGTTCTCCATAGGTGAGCTCACATGTCTGCCCTCCTCTCCCAGCAGGTACCCTCCAGGTGTGGTGAGTGTGGCCCCCACTGGCATCCCAGCTGCTGTGGAAGGTATTGTTCCCAGCGCCATGTCTCTG
This genomic window from Meriones unguiculatus strain TT.TT164.6M chromosome 12, Bangor_MerUng_6.1, whole genome shotgun sequence contains:
- the Ctbp1 gene encoding C-terminal-binding protein 1 isoform X1, which produces MGSSHLLNKGLPLGVRPPIMNGPMHPRPLVALLDGRDCTVEMPILKDVATVAFCDAQSTQEIHEKVLNEAVGALMYHTITLTREDLEKFKALRIIVRIGSGFDNIDIKSAGDLGIAVCNVPAASVEETADSTLCHILNLYRRTTWLHQALREGTRVQSVEQIREVASGAARIRGETLGIIGLGRVGQAVALRAKAFGFNVLFYDPYLSDGIERALGLQRVSTLQDLLFHSDCVTLHCGLNEHNHHLINDFTVKQMRQGAFLVNTARGGLVDEKALAQALKEGRIRGAALDVHESEPFSFSQGPLKDAPNLICTPHAAWYSEQASIEMREEAAREIRRAITGRIPDSLKNCVNKDHLTAATHWASMDPAVVHPELNGAAYSRYPPGVVSVAPTGIPAAVEGIVPSAMSLSHGLPPVAHPPHAPSPGQTVKPEADRDHTSDQL
- the Ctbp1 gene encoding C-terminal-binding protein 1 isoform X2, with product MGSSHLLNKGLPLGVRPPIMNGPMHPRPLVALLDGRDCTVEMPILKDVATVAFCDAQSTQEIHEKVLNEAVGALMYHTITLTREDLEKFKALRIIVRIGSGFDNIDIKSAGDLGIAVCNVPAASVEETADSTLCHILNLYRRTTWLHQALREGTRVQSVEQIREVASGAARIRGETLGIIGLGRVGQAVALRAKAFGFNVLFYDPYLSDGIERALGLQRVSTLQDLLFHSDCVTLHCGLNEHNHHLINDFTVKQMRQGAFLVNTARGGLVDEKALAQALKEGRIRGAALDVHESEPFSFSQGPLKDAPNLICTPHAAWYSEQASIEMREEAAREIRRAITGRIPDSLKNCVNKDHLTAATHWASMDPAVVHPELNGAAYRYPPGVVSVAPTGIPAAVEGIVPSAMSLSHGLPPVAHPPHAPSPGQTVKPEADRDHTSDQL
- the Ctbp1 gene encoding C-terminal-binding protein 1 isoform X3 — its product is MSGVRPPIMNGPMHPRPLVALLDGRDCTVEMPILKDVATVAFCDAQSTQEIHEKVLNEAVGALMYHTITLTREDLEKFKALRIIVRIGSGFDNIDIKSAGDLGIAVCNVPAASVEETADSTLCHILNLYRRTTWLHQALREGTRVQSVEQIREVASGAARIRGETLGIIGLGRVGQAVALRAKAFGFNVLFYDPYLSDGIERALGLQRVSTLQDLLFHSDCVTLHCGLNEHNHHLINDFTVKQMRQGAFLVNTARGGLVDEKALAQALKEGRIRGAALDVHESEPFSFSQGPLKDAPNLICTPHAAWYSEQASIEMREEAAREIRRAITGRIPDSLKNCVNKDHLTAATHWASMDPAVVHPELNGAAYSRYPPGVVSVAPTGIPAAVEGIVPSAMSLSHGLPPVAHPPHAPSPGQTVKPEADRDHTSDQL